The stretch of DNA tgtctgtctcctTCCGTGTTCGACagcgtggtggtgctcctccttcttttTCTCCCACTCTCCGCACCCTCGACGTGGTCGCTGCCGTTCCTTTTCTCAATTCTCCCTTGTGATCCCAAACTCTATTTCTCGCCGACTTCGCGATCAAACAAAGGCGTGCCGCAGACAATAGCGTTAACgaagggcgccgccgccgcgattCATACTTTTACTCGCCACGTCGTCAGAggaacacacacacccccGACTCGCCGCGGGCGTTGCCAGAGAAGCTGACGCCATCCCACCCTCCAAAAGGCCAGCCGCTGCACTTGCTGGCACATCTGGAAAATAATAAAGCAAAACTggaccccctcccctgcgAAGCGCTTCCAACCAAGTGAGCAGCATCGGGTGCTGCACTCTGTCCTCGCAACAaccaaccgccgccgcctcacccCGTCCCTCGCTCCGCCCGCTTCGACGAGGTCACTGAGAACGTTGGTCGCTTCATCGGCAAGCGGACTGGCGGATTACGCAGCCGGCTTTGCGTTGCTCACGTTCGCTTCTGGATCACCATGTGCCTGTGAGGCCAAGCACTTAAACCCCCCCGACCTTCGTTTTACCAGCGCCTCAGACTCGGCACGTCTGCGACACTGCGCCCGACCGATTCTAAAGACCGGGCCAGCAGGCGACACGCACCTCTTTCTTCGACACTGCGCCCGGACCCTACAGCTGTCGAGCAATGGACAAGATGCTGCAACCACAACCCAGGCGCTCCCTACtggggcggccgaggccgagaataatcctcctcgtcgtcctcgccgccgtcacaaCATGGTTTCTCCTCTTCagcggcccagcgccgcagctgcaTATTGTGCCCTACCTCCATGACCAGACGGGCGCCAAGGGAGCCACAAACCCTGAAAAGCCCTTGAGCGACAACATGAACGCAGATTCCCACCACGACGAGCCCACGGGCACCAAGGCCGAGTGGGACATTGACATTGAGGACCTCCGCTCTTGGAACGACCCCGACGATAAGGAGGATCCCAACGATACTCTTCCGGGCTtcgagacggacgggactTCCAGATCCCCCGGCGACGTTGGTCGGCTGCAGCACGAGAAGGACCTGCGCAAGATGTGGCGCTACGCTTACAAGACCACGGCCAAGTAAGTCGCTTGCCTCGTGCAGCCTCGACATGGTAGATGCTGACACAGATTCCGCACAGCCTCAAGTCGTCAAACCTCATTTACGGCAACACCATGAAGACATTGACCCTCAAAGACAACCGCACTGAGACGCAGTCGCGCATGCTGCGAGAGGACCCCAAGTCCGAAGCTTCATTCGCTGGCGAGAAGCCCGTGCGCTTCAACCCTTACCCCGACTACAACAGCGACGAATGGAAGCAGCAGGGCCATGCAGCTTACGTCCCATGCAAGAGCGCAACTGGTGAGTTCGTTGAAGATCTGTTGGTCTTCAAGGGCCGGCCCGAGAAGTGGCCTGCGCCCAAGTTCGGCAGCTACGAGCTTCTCGGCTTCGATCCCAACATTTGCTGGGAGCGCGACACGAGGCTAGGCCCATACGGCTTAATCGAGCAGCGCAAAAAGGTTGGCGGCGAGTACGAGGCCATCAAGTGGGACAATGTCAACTGGGGCGATCTCCAGCAGCGATGCCTCAAGCTGAACGCCGACCGCTTTGACATGACCCGCGCCAAGAAGAACGCATATCTCGACGCGTACCCCGAGCTTGCGAAGCctacgccctcgccgactcCTGAGGAGCAGAAGAAGGATGACACCAAGGACAAGCAAGAGACGAAAGCAAAGCCCGACGTCCCCTATAACGAGAAGCCGCCACCTAAGATCAAGGGGCGCTCCCCCGCCAAACGCGAAGTCGTTAAGGAGTCGCGGACCGCCATCCTGCTGCGCTCTTACACAGGCATGGAATACAGCGAGAACGACAAGCAAGTCATCCGGGCCATGATTAGCGAGCTCAACctcaagacgggcggccaATACGAAGTGTTCCTGCTCGTCCAgtccaagggcaaggacgaTCGCATctttgacgacgccgaggcgtACCAAAAGGTGCTGCGCGAGAACGTGCCGACCGAGTTCCACGGCATCACCGTCCTCTGGAACGACGAGCAGGTCTGGAACATCTATACCGAGCTCAAGGACCCGAACGAGCGCACCGTGCACACGGCGCAGTGGCTGTCGGTACAAAAGTTCAGCCACGACCACCCGCAGTTTGACTTCATCTGGAACTGGGAGATGGACTTCCGCTACACCGGTCACCACTACGACCTGCTCAACAACCTCGAGAGCTTCGCTAAGAAGCAGCCGCGCAAGTACCTCTGGGAGCGAAACGAGCGCTGGTATATCCCCGAATACCACGGAGACTACGACACGACCTTCCGCGACGATGTCGCCAAgcgacacggcgacgacaccgtcTGGGGACCCCCAGACCTGCCCTTCATCAAGGCCGTGGGCCCCAAGCCGCCTGTCCAGTCGTACAAGGACGACAACTACGAGtggggcgtcggcgaggaggctgATTTCATCACCGTCGGCCCCATGTTCGACCCCATCGACAGCCAGTGGATTATCGCCAACCACATCTGGGGCTACAAGGACGAGAACCACAACTCGACCGATCTGCCGCGGCgcaccaccatcgtcacgCAGTCGCGCATCTCGAAGCGGCTCCTAGACATCATGCACGTGGAGAACATGCGAGGCAATCATGTTGCGTCCGAAATGACGCCGCAGaccgtcgctctcctccacGGCTTCAAGGCGGTCTTCGCTCCTCACCCCGTCTTCATGGACCGAGACTGGCGCGGCGAGTTCCTCAACAAGTGGTTCAACCCAGGCCCCAACGGCGAgtgtggcggccgaggcagcCCAATGGGCTggggccgcgagcgccggTACCAAGGCACCACGTGGTACTACCGTGCGGAGCCTCCGAATCGCCTGTACAACAACTGGATGGGCTGGATCGATaccggcgtcggcggctccaggTGGGAAGAGCAGCACGGGCGGCCTTGCCTGCCGTCAGCCATGCTGCACCAGGTCAAGAACACGGAGCCTACTGAAGCTGACCACAAGTCAGGCTTCAGCTTGGCTTACGGCTAAACTGGGCTGTCTCGCTGGTCGGACGCTCGACTGTGCCACTTGGCCTCTTTCCGCATGTGTTGCGTtctctttctttcctttttttttttttttcaaaCGTTACGAACTATACCGTCCGCAAAAGGATACCCCTTTTTTCACCCCTTCACCGACAATCCGAGGCCAACCAATAGCCGGGATCTGCCACACACGCCTGTCGACAGGCCGTTTTACCCAGGGGTTCGTTCAACTGTACTATGATTGCTGGAAGACTTGATCGCGGCGCATGTCATCACGCATGGAGGGGATATCCAGAGACGGAAAAATGCACAGCCCGGCGTTATCTTGTTAGGGTTCTTTGGTACTTCATGGCATGTGCGATTCGTCGCTGGCCGCATCGCCCGGAGGGGGAGTAGACGCAGCAAGGCAGCCTGCCCCACGGCGCTCGAGCACGGAGCTCGCGCTGATTCCTTTTTTACAGTTTATCTTGTCTGATGTATAGAGAATGGCCCACGTGGCCCCACGAATGCATGTTGAAGAAATAATACCTAAATGAATCCACAAGCTGCCTGCGCGTATGTGTTCCGCCATATTGCTCATGGCACTGCTGCGCAGGTCATCTATCGCTTTGCGCCTTGGCGTGGCTTCGCTCCACACAGACGAGATTCGTGAACTAACGTTATGTTATATCGTTTGTATGCACGGATGATGAGGTCGGTCGGCAGCGCCTTGTGGTGCCTCTCGCGGGGCCCGCTAGCGTCGTCAATGCCCGCCTACCTACTACTATTACCTCATCCACCCTGGACTCACAGTGACCAGAGGCGTCTCTCACGGGACACCGTTGGCTGCGCCATTCTGCACTCCTGCCACATCTCTACCGGATTTTGTTTTTCCTCAGCTCAAGGAATTGAGTGAGTCTCGCGACTGCAGCCTGTGCGCCAAGTCTGGCTGGGCCGTCAAAGCGTAACAGCCGTGGCCATGTAGCGTGGGGTAGCTGCTCCCATGCATCTACCGCCTTCGGTGAGGCTTGCGCTCCTACGTCTACTGTACCTCTGCCGCCCACGCGGGCCAAGATGCCCATCGATGGAAGCTGACGCGTACTTTGTCgcagacgccggcgccgcggcgcttctTGTTGGCCAAGAGGAGCACGCACCGAGGTGGCGGGACGCAGCCGCAGACtcagccgctgccgccgccgctcgcccttcaccagcagcagcagcagcagcagcagcagcagactcCTGGCGGGCCGCCAAGTCACTCGCAATTTcagtcgacgccgcgctttgggccgccgtcgtcattgtcgtcgtcgtctgtgCTGCGGCCGAGAACGCAGCGGAGGGCGCTCGACATTGAGGACGTggtcgacgttgacgacgaggaggaagatgacaGGGAACGGGacggggatggcggcgggggccgggCTGCGGATGCTCTGATCCCCGTAGAGGAAGATGACAGTATGGTGGCACCACGGGACTCGATTGAAGTGGAATCCGAGGGTACCGTGAGCGCgccgcaggacgacgacgatgatgttATGGCGCAGGCAAgcgaggaggatgccgaTGCTGCATCACTGGATGCGATTGTTGATGTGGactcgcagcagcaacaggaTGACACGATGCAGGAGTCGCCACAAGAAGGCAGACAGGCAAAGAGGAGGAAACTCTCGCTGTCGCCCTTACCGGACTCTAGTCCTTTAACCCGGCATctcgagcagggcgcggcATCACCAGAGCCTCTTCATGAAAcctcgccgcgggcagcAGGGAGCGAGGACATGGACTTGCCTgacagcgccgacgagagCAAGCACTCCCCCTCGGAGCGCACCGCGAACAGAGACCGAAGCCGTGCCTTCCGcgaccgggcggcggcggcggtgcagcagcCCGTCTTCCGGCCGGCCCCGCGCTTCTTCAAACCTGTCGCAGacacggacgacgacgacgacgacggggcggccaCGGACGGGCTACCGGCCGCCTTCACGCCGCAGCGCAGGGGTGGCCCGCGGTACGTCCCCGacgggctggccgccgagctgcagggcTGGCTGTCCGAGGTCAAGgggtgggaggaggaagctCACGACACGCAAGGGCACGCCGAccctggaggcggcggccgcggaaGCAGACGACGGCAGTCGCCGCGCGAgttcgtcgtcgaggaggtccGCCCGGGGCGCAGGATGCACCTCGTCCGGGCGCGTCCGCggggcgacggaggcgaccctggggacgggacgacggcgccgtcgcggcggatcATCCTCGCTGGCCAAGGCAAGCTGACGGGTCTCGCACGGCGAGCCCTGGTGGCCGTGggcagcgccgtggccgtgggcgggcCGGTGTGGGATGTGGACATTGGGGGCGAGACGTGGACTGTCGCGTGCGACTGGAGTGTAGTATCATGATGCCGACTAGGCAGTTACTACGGGCTGGATGGACTGCAAGCTTTGGATTGGATAAGATTAAAGACGCCTCGCGGCACGAAGCTGACTGACGACTTTTTACGAACCCTCGTGTGATTCGGCGCGGGTTGTGTTTTGTCTCGTTGTGATGATGTTGACAGTGAAGGGTGTAAACTgcttggtgatggtgacgtATGCATGTAAGCGTGATTGTGGACTTatcgcgacgacgtcacTGCATTGACGATCCACGTCCGACGACACCTCAACAAGGGACCATTTCAAGCTTCTTTACTCAGCCATTGGGGGCCAAAGCGCATGTTTTCTGTGCACCGAGCGTGATTGCCGCCGCTCAAATCCATAGATTTTGCGACAGGATGACATTCCGGTCATGACACTGCCCATCATCCGGCGGCCCGCCTTGGGCTtcctccatcaccaccaccgccaccaccagcacttccaccaccacaaccacctCGTCCAGCCCGCCGCTCTGTCACGACAGGCGCACCCCCTCGCCACATACCCACGACATGTCCACTCACGgcccttttcctcctcctcgccgtgccgctgtcaccagcagcagcagcagaagaagcgcgcGTCCGACCCGCTGCGCATCCTCTTCTGCGGCTCCGACGACTTCAGCTGCGCGTcgctgcgcgcgctgcaggcggagcgcgcgcgcgacccGGCGCTCGTCTCGGCGCTCGACGTCTTGGTGCTGCCACCGCGGCGCACGGGCAGGGGCTTcaagcagctgcgcgaggtgCCGTgcaaggccgtcgcggaGGAGCTCGGGCTGAGGGTGCATCAGCGGGAGACGTTTCGCAACTGGAATGTTAGTCTTTATTTTCCTCGTTTGGCTTTTTCTTCCTGTTGATTTACTCCTTGTGCCCTTCTCCCAAAGCTCTGGTGGCAATGTTCTTCTAGAGCTCTAAGCAATGGCCTTCCTGTGTCCCGCCCGAGGGCAAACATAAGTGATGGATGATCCAGAAGTGAGACTGATGGTGTTTGCATCTAGTTGCCCGACGGGACGAACCTCGTCGTTGTAGTCTCGTTTGGACTGTTTGTGCCGCCGAGGATATTGAACTCGGCCAAGTACGGCGGGCTGAATGTTCACCCGTCATTTTTGCCAGAGTATGTCTCCTTCATTTGGATAAACAACACTGGCCTGCTTTACGTCACTACGAAACACGGCTCATACTGATCGTACAAAAACAGTCTACGAGGCCCCGCGCCCATCCACCACGCCCTCCTGCGTGGTGACTCGCACATCGGCATCACCCTGCAGaccctcgacgacaagcagtttgaccacggcgccatcctcgcgcaGACTCCGCACCCCGGCATTTCCGTGCGGCCAGGCGCTCCGCTGCAGGAGGTCATccaggacgcggcggcccggggTGCTGAGCTGCTCGTGCAGGGTCTGCGGAATGGGCTCCACGTGCCGCCGTACGAGAGCCtgctggagcagcagcagcggcggccgccgcagggtCAGCCGCTCGCGCACGCACCCAAGGTGACCAAGGCGGACGCGCAGGTCGACTGGGACGCCTGGACGTCGGGCGAGGAGtttgcgcggcgggcgcgcgtgtTCGGCTCGGTGTGGACGCACGCGGTGAATGACGCCGGGCACGAGAGGcgcgtcctcttcctcgatgCGGAGCCAGTGGGCGCCGGGAACTTGCGTGGGGAGGAGGTCATTGTTGAGTTTGCGCACGATGACGGGTCGGGCGAGGACTGGGCGACGCATCTGAGGAGGGTCATCGTGGACGAAGCCTCGGGAACATGCGCGGTGAGCGTCGGCAAGGCAGTgggagtggaggaggagggggagggagatggAGCCGATGCCAACTGCCGAGAGTGGCTCATGGTCCGACGGGTCAAGGTGGATGGCAAGAAGGAGCAAAATGCTGCAACTGGGCTTCGGCCATTCCTGAGGAGGCCGCCCCTGTGAAGCGAAGCGAAGCTAGGCGAGGCTTCGACGAAGTTTTCAAGGGGGGCCGCTGTCCTTGTGAGGCGAAGCCCAAGGGTCGACAAGGAAGGCTTCGaatgctggctggcctcgTACTCCGTATCGAGGAATGGAACTCGACTGCGGCGGGGTCGACCCAGTATATACCTACTGGACTGGCCTATGCCAGGGCCCCTGGAATCGCCGTCGTATTCTCAGATGCAACTTGGCCTGCCTGGAACCCAACACCACGGCGCTGGATCTCTTGTGCCGAGGCGGGCCCCTTCGCCGCGGATGCCGTGTCCAGGATCTGCGTCGAGGGAATCGCGCCATCGCGCCTCTCCACTTGGAAGCATGAGTACGGCAAGAACATATCAGACGTCGTACCCTTTGCCTCCCTGGATCAACCTAGCATCTTCTACGTATTTTCCGTTTGCGACTTGCGACTTACGACTCGGTAGATCGTACGAGAATGTGTCTATGTGAGATTGAGGTACTGTCACTGCCTCCAGGGTGAGCCCACCGGCGCGACGGGAATAGCACGCGGAAGGGAGGAGGAAATGGACCCGCGGAACTCGTCCGGGCGTCTTCGTTTGTTGGTGTCCACCGAACgaggggctgggctgggtcTTGAGACTTTGTACgtcgtactttgtacatacTTACTACATACCTTGCGTATTCGCAAGCGACCGTCCCCCTTCCCTGTCGTTATTACGAGGCACGCTCATCGAGGCGCCTTGTAGCTCTGATGCATGGCCGTTGCTGTCAAACGCCAGGACAGCTGGTCCAAAAGAAAAGCCCCTGAAATGTAGTCAGGGCTGTCAGAGTGAACGTCGTGGTAGGACGCATAAGGGGTTCGTTGACCAGCAGGGCCGTCTGAGCAAACGTTCGTGGCCCCGTGGGACGCATAAAGGGTTCGTCGCGATTAATCAAAGTTTACATGGACAGGACAGCTTGGCACGACTTGCCTGCCGACTTGGCAGGCTTGGTGGCGTCCGCCGCCCATCAAACGTGAAAGCCTTTCAGCTGCCGCCCGCTAGATGCGAACGCCGGGACGGACGTCTACATGACCGCTGTTGATAGAAATAACAACTTAACCTTAATTAAAAAGAATAAAATAAAAGCAAAGCTACCAGTGAGGGAAGCTGAAGGAGGCTTTGCCTGGGAAGTCGGTGAGAATTATAGCCGCTGCGGTAGGGGCAGGTACGATCCGCTGGGCACCTGCCAGGGGATGGCCCAGGCGCCAGCGGCTAGTAGTGACCACCTCAGCAGACCCCGCCGGCTACCATGGAATACCAAGGGGGCTCTTGTCAGCCGCTGCTCCGCCTTTCGTTCGTTTGTGCTTTGTACAACAACTTGAAAGCACAAGCATcacctgcctcgccgcgaACGCGTTCGTGCCCCCTTTCCACTAGGGGGCCTTCTGCTGGCCGTTCTGGCAAGACGGTTTCATCCAGTCGTGACCTTAATTCGGGTCCGACCCAAGCCATGGCGACTGCCTGCTCCTCACGCGCAGCTGACAAAAGCCCGACGCAACTGACACGGCCGTTGCCTGTCTCGGCCGTCGCACGCCAAGCTAACGAACAGCACGCATCGAACGTGGTCCAATCTTGCATTGAAAAAGGATGGCGCTGCCCAGCGCTGGGCGGTTcgtcgctggtgctggtgggcAAGCTTGGTACGTAGGTAGTCACAGAGCGGACCTCGTCCGGGCCCAGCCGGATCGCCCGACACCGACACAGAGAAACCCGAACAGGACAAGGCGGCTTTGTTGCTTCCCTTGACCCACGACGCCTTGCGGAGTTGGCGGATACGCACTACTGAAGAACCCCTGCTCCCTGCCGGTGGGCCAACCGCAGAGCTGAGGGGCAAGAATCGATAGCCCGAGTCCACGATGCCTTCATCACCGTGGGACAATGTGGGAGCTTGGACTCGTGGCTCGTGCTTCCAGGCCATTGATAGGAATTTCAGCTGCAAGAACAGCGCCCAACCTGGGTGATCCGGACGGGTGCCCGACGCTCGCGACGACAGACCAAGCTGCAGTGTGGTTCGCACAGCAGTACGATATCCCACGGCGCAATCTGGTTCCTGGCCCAGACTGCGTCCATGGTCCCTGACAAACAGTGTTCCTGCATTAGCGCCATGCGGCTCAACCACGTCATGTGCTGGACCCTCGGAGGTTTCCTGTATCGTCTTCTACACATGGTGTTGAACAACTTCGCTAGGCTCCATCCGGCCGAGTCAAGGGACGTTCGTTGGGCGCCTTCATCCCATCCTGCCCGGCCCCTTTTAGCCCCATGGTTGGCACCCACTCGGGACATCACGCCGTGGGCCTGGGCTGACGTGCCCGGCCCTACGGCCTGCTCTTGTCGGCGGCAACTCCTGGTCGAGGTCTCCAATACTGCTGGCTCCGGGTGGGATAACATGCCGCCATTGGACGCCGCGCGAGATCACGCATGGGTGGTGCTAGATTATACCCGAACGGCCATAGATGCACAACCGCCACATTCCACTGgccgtacttcgtaggccAGTGGGGTAAATCACAGCCCTGCTCTCGGCTTGACCGCCATGGACAATGGTGGGCGAGTCAGCTTCTCCTAGGCTGCGGCTCCGGACGCTTCGTGAGATTCGATGAGGCGGCTCCGGGCGGCTCCTCAAAACTAGACCCTCTCGCCCGACTTTCTCTCCCTGGCCCTTCTTTCTCGATCCGTAAAACTCTATGGGACGTCACTCATTCCGGTGCCCATCATAAAAGGCCCTCACATTCGTTCTCTGACGTGTGTAAACGTCAAGTCACTCTTTTCAGTTTTGTCCTTCCAGTCTCTCTTTGAAATATCGTAATGTCTTCTACAATCCTTCGCCTTGGcgtggccgccttggcctgcgCTGGTGGCGCTTTCGCCGAGAAGTGGCAGCTCCAAGACGTCTACAACTCCAAGAACTTCGTTGACAACTTTGATTTCTTTACGGTATGGGCCTGAGGTGCACGTATATTACTGACACCCCACTTACACATGAGAACAACAGAATTCGGACCCTACCCACGGTCATGTAACCTaccagggcagggcagacgccgagaagaaggggCTCTTCTCTACCAGCGGCGGTGAGGTTTACCTGGGCGTCGATGCCAAAACGAAGCTCGCCGACAACGTTAAGCGAGACAGTGTCCGAGTCTACTCCAAGTCTGTTTTCAACAAGGGTCTCTTCATCGGCAGGTTCAACCACCTCCCCGAGAACACGTGCGGTGTCTGGCCTGCTTTGTGAGTCTTCTCCTGGATTTACCCTCGTCACAACACCCACTCACTGATGCCATCTTCAGCTGGACCGTTGATGACACCACATGGCCCTATAATGGCGAGGTCGACATCCTCGAAGGATGGAACACGGATCCCTATAACAAGCCTGCTCTCCACATGGGCGATGCCGCCAAGTACGGCCGTTGCAACATCGACTCTGTCAACACAACGGGCGAACTCGTCACCAGCAACTGTGACAATTTCTATCAGAACCCGCCTTACCAGTGGCAGTACCAGGGCTGTGTCGTCAACGACAAGAAGGGCCCCTGGGGCAgcgacaagggcggcgtcttcgccATGGAGTGGACCAAAGACTTCATCAAGGTCTTCACGTGGAACAGCGGCCAAGAGCCCGCCAACATCGCGTCCGAGACGGTCGACACCTCCACCTGGGGCCtcccggtggcggcgctgagaAGCGACAACTgtgacgtcgacggcatcttCAAGAACCAGCGACTCGTCCTCAACATTGCCCTgtgcggcgacgccgtgcaGCCCAACTGGGCTAGCTGCCAGGCCTCGACCGGCGAGTCGCTCTGCTCGACCTACATTTCTCGCAACcccgaggcgctcgccaaCGCCTTCTTCAAGATCAAGGACATTCGCGTCTTCAAGGCTGCGTCGCCTTCCACAACGACGACTGCGACCACGACTACGGTGTCGTCGACTACCTCTGCCACGAccaaggcgtcgtcgactacctctacgacgaccacggcttcttcgacgaCCTCTACGACGACCAAGGCTTCGTCGACTACCTCTACGACGACTAAGGGGTCGTCGACTACTTCTGCCACGACCACTGCATCGTCGACTTCTTCCGTCACGACTAAGGGGTCGTCGACCGTGACGACCAAGACCTCCACCGGCACGAGCAACACCAGCACGAGCAACACCAGCACGAGCAACACCTCAACGGCCacttcgtcgacgacggtctCGACTTCACCTTCTTCGACCAAGGCTTCCTCGACCCAGGCAACTTCGAACACCCTGTCTTCGACCGCCTccaccaagacgacgacttcGGCCTCTACCTCTTGCACGTCCGAGACAACATCTGACGAGAACAACCATTCTGCCACCTCATCTTTCACTAGGACCCATCATTCCCACACCAGATCCATCACATCTGATTCATCCGTgtccacggcctcggcctcggactCTTCTAGCGTGCATGCTTCTTTCACGAGGACAATGAAGCATAGCTCTACGGTCGAGTTGACCACCTCTACGGTCTACACCACGAGGGTCCACACAGTGACCAAGTGCCCGCCTCATGTCCCTTGCCCAAGTGGCGGCTACGTTACGACCGAGACTATTCCGCTGTATACGACCGTGTGCCCTGTCACTCCCACTaccacgcccgcgccgtcggctaCCTCAAGCTCTTCGGAAGAGATGACCACGTCTACCGTATACACGACGACTGTCCGCACCATCACCAAGTGCCCGCCTACGGTTCACTGCCCCACGGGCGGCTACGTTACGACCGAGACGATCCCGCTGTACACCACGGTCTGCCCGGTCACTGCTACTAAGACGGACTCGCAtgagccgacgacggcggtgcaGACCAACAAGCCCGCCCATAGCCAAGGCCAGacgaccatcaccaccaaggTGACCAAGATATACACCATCACGAGCTGCGGGCCGACCGTGACCAACTGCCCCATTGGAAAAGTCACTACGGAGGTCAGCACAACGACGTACTGCCCTGGCGAGCAGACGGGTGTTCCCACCGGTCCTGGCGCGATTCCTGTGTCCGAGGTTCCGGTCCCTCCCAAGA from Purpureocillium takamizusanense chromosome 6, complete sequence encodes:
- a CDS encoding uncharacterized protein (COG:S~TransMembrane:1 (i21-39o)~EggNog:ENOG503NX7R), yielding MDKMLQPQPRRSLLGRPRPRIILLVVLAAVTTWFLLFSGPAPQLHIVPYLHDQTGAKGATNPEKPLSDNMNADSHHDEPTGTKAEWDIDIEDLRSWNDPDDKEDPNDTLPGFETDGTSRSPGDVGRLQHEKDLRKMWRYAYKTTANLKSSNLIYGNTMKTLTLKDNRTETQSRMLREDPKSEASFAGEKPVRFNPYPDYNSDEWKQQGHAAYVPCKSATGEFVEDLLVFKGRPEKWPAPKFGSYELLGFDPNICWERDTRLGPYGLIEQRKKVGGEYEAIKWDNVNWGDLQQRCLKLNADRFDMTRAKKNAYLDAYPELAKPTPSPTPEEQKKDDTKDKQETKAKPDVPYNEKPPPKIKGRSPAKREVVKESRTAILLRSYTGMEYSENDKQVIRAMISELNLKTGGQYEVFLLVQSKGKDDRIFDDAEAYQKVLRENVPTEFHGITVLWNDEQVWNIYTELKDPNERTVHTAQWLSVQKFSHDHPQFDFIWNWEMDFRYTGHHYDLLNNLESFAKKQPRKYLWERNERWYIPEYHGDYDTTFRDDVAKRHGDDTVWGPPDLPFIKAVGPKPPVQSYKDDNYEWGVGEEADFITVGPMFDPIDSQWIIANHIWGYKDENHNSTDLPRRTTIVTQSRISKRLLDIMHVENMRGNHVASEMTPQTVALLHGFKAVFAPHPVFMDRDWRGEFLNKWFNPGPNGECGGRGSPMGWGRERRYQGTTWYYRAEPPNRLYNNWMGWIDTGVGGSRWEEQHGRPCLPSAMLHQVKNTEPTEADHKSGFSLAYG
- a CDS encoding uncharacterized protein (EggNog:ENOG503P798) → MHLPPSTPAPRRFLLAKRSTHRGGGTQPQTQPLPPPLALHQQQQQQQQQQTPGGPPSHSQFQSTPRFGPPSSLSSSSVLRPRTQRRALDIEDVVDVDDEEEDDRERDGDGGGGRAADALIPVEEDDSMVAPRDSIEVESEGTVSAPQDDDDDVMAQASEEDADAASLDAIVDVDSQQQQDDTMQESPQEGRQAKRRKLSLSPLPDSSPLTRHLEQGAASPEPLHETSPRAAGSEDMDLPDSADESKHSPSERTANRDRSRAFRDRAAAAVQQPVFRPAPRFFKPVADTDDDDDDGAATDGLPAAFTPQRRGGPRYVPDGLAAELQGWLSEVKGWEEEAHDTQGHADPGGGGRGSRRRQSPREFVVEEVRPGRRMHLVRARPRGDGGDPGDGTTAPSRRIILAGQGKLTGLARRALVAVGSAVAVGGPVWDVDIGGETWTVACDWSVVS
- the FMT1 gene encoding Methionyl-tRNA formyltransferase (COG:J~BUSCO:EOG092631ML~EggNog:ENOG503P3MU); this encodes MTLPIIRRPALGFLHHHHRHHQHFHHHNHLVQPAALSRQAHPLATYPRHVHSRPFSSSSPCRCHQQQQQKKRASDPLRILFCGSDDFSCASLRALQAERARDPALVSALDVLVLPPRRTGRGFKQLREVPCKAVAEELGLRVHQRETFRNWNLPDGTNLVVVVSFGLFVPPRILNSAKYGGLNVHPSFLPDLRGPAPIHHALLRGDSHIGITLQTLDDKQFDHGAILAQTPHPGISVRPGAPLQEVIQDAAARGAELLVQGLRNGLHVPPYESLLEQQQRRPPQGQPLAHAPKVTKADAQVDWDAWTSGEEFARRARVFGSVWTHAVNDAGHERRVLFLDAEPVGAGNLRGEEVIVEFAHDDGSGEDWATHLRRVIVDEASGTCAVSVGKAVGVEEEGEGDGADANCREWLMVRRVKVDGKKEQNAATGLRPFLRRPPL
- a CDS encoding uncharacterized protein (EggNog:ENOG503NXRQ~COG:G); this translates as MGDAAKYGRCNIDSVNTTGELVTSNCDNFYQNPPYQWQYQGCVVNDKKGPWGSDKGGVFAMEWTKDFIKVFTWNSGQEPANIASETVDTSTWGLPVAALRSDNCDVDGIFKNQRLVLNIALCGDAVQPNWASCQASTGESLCSTYISRNPEALANAFFKIKDIRVFKAASPSTTTTATTTTVSSTTSATTKASSTTSTTTTASSTTSTTTKASSTTSTTTKGSSTTSATTTASSTSSVTTKGSSTVTTKTSTGTSNTSTSNTSTSNTSTATSSTTVSTSPSSTKASSTQATSNTLSSTASTKTTTSASTSCTSETTSDENNHSATSSFTRTHHSHTRSITSDSSVSTASASDSSSVHASFTRTMKHSSTVELTTSTVYTTRVHTVTKCPPHVPCPSGGYVTTETIPLYTTVCPVTPTTTPAPSATSSSSEEMTTSTVYTTTVRTITKCPPTVHCPTGGYVTTETIPLYTTVCPVTATKTDSHEPTTAVQTNKPAHSQGQTTITTKVTKIYTITSCGPTVTNCPIGKVTTEVSTTTYCPGEQTGVPTGPGAIPVSEVPVPPKSQVPVVFETHTIPQGGRNSTGVYKPTATAPAPCVGPACPPGGSGSSVPTDRIPPVQTPGGNEGCTGSECKPPVVVGGAGKTAFSGLAVMGALVAMIM